One genomic window of Xanthobacter dioxanivorans includes the following:
- a CDS encoding putative nucleotidyltransferase substrate binding domain-containing protein encodes MTSRVRDVYVRKPFFVDGGTDIVSLCRALSERRLSDALVRDDGRIGIFTTTDLRDALLRETPPDRLAVREVATFEPWSVRPDDELYDALILMLRHRIHRVLVREGAGSGEDGIVGVLGQLDLMAFVANHSHLIALEAAQATSFDELKAAARQIDSLVTVLDGDGVRVEVIAALVGELNRQVFRRLWEMLAPPELRANSCLVVMGSEGRGEQIIKTDQDNALLLADGFACEGLEAITQRFTAALIDFGYPPCPGGIMLSRPLWCQPLSAFKDTLRRWIHGGDPEGPMNLAIFLDAAVVAGDGGLLAAARAHVDFLMMNDAGYFARFAQAVERFGEGGSWWSRLPGLTGRAAAEIDLKKLGIFPLVHGVRALALEHRIYALGTAERLQALVETGHMEPSFARDLTDALRFLIGLKLASNLRQIAEGRPPGNAIRLTELGTLERQALKEALAIVRGFKQWLGRHYRFDAL; translated from the coding sequence ATGACGTCGCGGGTGCGCGACGTCTATGTGCGCAAACCGTTCTTCGTCGATGGCGGCACCGACATCGTCAGCCTGTGCCGCGCCCTCTCCGAGCGCCGGCTCAGCGATGCGCTGGTGCGCGACGACGGGCGCATCGGCATCTTCACCACCACCGATCTGCGCGACGCCCTGCTGCGGGAGACGCCGCCGGATCGCCTCGCGGTGCGCGAGGTGGCGACCTTCGAGCCCTGGTCGGTGCGCCCGGACGACGAGCTCTACGACGCCCTCATCCTCATGCTGCGCCACCGCATCCACCGGGTGCTGGTGCGCGAGGGCGCGGGCAGCGGCGAGGACGGCATCGTCGGCGTGCTCGGCCAGCTCGACCTCATGGCCTTCGTCGCCAACCACTCCCACCTCATCGCCCTGGAGGCGGCGCAGGCCACCAGCTTCGACGAGCTGAAGGCGGCCGCGCGCCAGATCGACAGCCTCGTGACCGTGCTCGATGGCGACGGCGTGCGCGTCGAGGTGATCGCCGCGCTGGTGGGCGAGCTCAACCGGCAGGTCTTCCGCCGCCTGTGGGAGATGCTGGCGCCGCCGGAGCTGCGCGCCAATAGCTGCCTGGTGGTGATGGGCTCGGAAGGCCGCGGCGAGCAGATCATCAAGACCGATCAGGACAACGCCCTTTTGCTCGCCGACGGCTTCGCCTGCGAGGGGCTGGAGGCCATCACGCAGCGCTTCACCGCGGCGCTCATCGATTTCGGCTATCCCCCGTGCCCCGGCGGCATCATGCTGAGCCGCCCGCTGTGGTGCCAGCCCCTCTCGGCGTTCAAGGACACGCTCCGGCGCTGGATCCATGGGGGGGATCCGGAAGGACCCATGAACCTTGCCATCTTCCTTGACGCGGCCGTGGTGGCGGGGGATGGCGGGCTGCTCGCGGCGGCACGGGCGCATGTGGACTTCCTGATGATGAACGACGCCGGCTATTTCGCCCGCTTCGCCCAGGCGGTGGAGCGCTTCGGCGAGGGCGGCAGCTGGTGGTCCCGCCTGCCCGGCCTCACCGGGCGCGCCGCCGCCGAGATCGACCTGAAGAAGCTCGGCATCTTCCCGCTTGTGCACGGGGTGCGGGCGCTGGCGCTGGAGCACCGTATCTATGCCCTCGGCACGGCGGAGCGCCTCCAGGCGCTGGTGGAGACCGGGCACATGGAGCCCTCCTTCGCCCGCGACCTGACCGATGCGCTGCGCTTCCTCATCGGCCTGAAGCTCGCCAGCAACCTGCGCCAGATCGCCGAGGGCCGGCCCCCCGGCAATGCCATCCGCCTGACCGAGCTCGGGACGCTGGAGCGGCAGGCGCTGAAGGAGGCCCTCGCCATTGTCCGCGGCTTCAAGCAGTGGCTCGGGCGGCACTACCGGTTCGACGCGCTATGA
- a CDS encoding DUF485 domain-containing protein has protein sequence MDASLAARIAADPNYQLLKSKRSRFGWILTLAMLVVYYGFILLIAFRKDILAVRIGDGVMTWGIPIGFGVIVFTILITALYVRRANSEFDDLSEKIKQQVLK, from the coding sequence ATGGATGCATCTCTTGCCGCTCGCATAGCGGCCGATCCCAATTACCAGCTCCTGAAGTCGAAGCGCTCGCGCTTCGGCTGGATTCTCACGCTGGCGATGCTGGTGGTCTATTACGGCTTCATCCTGCTTATCGCCTTCCGGAAAGACATTCTCGCGGTGCGCATCGGCGACGGCGTGATGACGTGGGGTATTCCGATCGGCTTCGGCGTGATCGTCTTCACGATCCTCATCACCGCCCTCTACGTCCGGCGCGCCAACAGCGAGTTCGACGATCTCTCCGAGAAGATCAAGCAGCAGGTGCTCAAGTGA
- a CDS encoding FAD binding domain-containing protein: MDLNTVRQIRTPTLPGDIEAWPAGHAWLAGGTWLMSEPQPSVDTLVDLQGFAWPDLTLSDAGIEIAATCPIARVGDTVAPPDWHAAPLLRACVHSLLMSFKVAGVATVGGNICMSLPAGAMISLTVALEATYLLWPRAGAPRSVAALDFVTGNHANILAPGELLRAIQIPASALKKRFAMRRASLTKLGRSAALLIGTRGPAGDLLLTITAATPRPVQLHFPQLPDAPAMQAAIAAAIPADGYFDDVNGTPAYKRHLTAHFAQEIRAELAATGGAA; encoded by the coding sequence ATGGATCTGAACACGGTCCGGCAGATCAGGACGCCCACGCTCCCCGGTGACATCGAGGCGTGGCCGGCGGGGCATGCCTGGCTCGCGGGCGGTACGTGGCTGATGTCCGAGCCGCAGCCCTCCGTCGACACGCTGGTGGACCTCCAGGGCTTCGCCTGGCCCGACCTCACCTTGTCCGATGCCGGCATCGAGATCGCCGCCACCTGTCCCATTGCGCGCGTCGGCGACACCGTGGCGCCGCCGGACTGGCATGCGGCGCCACTGCTGCGGGCGTGCGTCCATTCGCTGCTGATGTCGTTCAAGGTGGCCGGCGTCGCCACCGTCGGCGGCAACATCTGCATGTCGCTGCCGGCCGGCGCCATGATCTCGCTGACCGTGGCGCTCGAGGCGACCTACCTGCTCTGGCCACGCGCGGGCGCACCGCGCAGTGTGGCCGCCCTCGACTTTGTCACCGGCAACCACGCCAACATCCTGGCGCCGGGCGAGCTGCTGCGGGCGATCCAAATCCCCGCCTCGGCGCTGAAGAAGCGCTTCGCCATGCGCCGGGCCTCTCTGACCAAGCTCGGCCGCTCGGCGGCGCTGCTCATCGGCACGCGCGGGCCGGCGGGCGACCTGCTCCTGACCATCACCGCCGCGACGCCGCGCCCGGTGCAACTGCACTTCCCGCAGCTGCCGGACGCGCCGGCGATGCAGGCCGCCATCGCCGCGGCGATCCCGGCGGACGGCTATTTCGACGACGTCAACGGCACGCCCGCCTACAAGCGGCACCTCACCGCGCATTTCGCGCAGGAGATCCGGGCCGAACTGGCGGCAACCGGGGGCGCGGCGTGA
- a CDS encoding molybdopterin-dependent oxidoreductase, with protein MTYSIDGRQVSDEPRPGQCLRTFLRDCGVFGVKKGCDAGDCGACTVWLDGVPVHSCLMPAFRARGRQVTTIQGLAHGDELHPVQTAFMEAQGFQCGFCTAGMIMTVAALDEAQRADLPRSLKGNLCRCTGYRSIEDAVDGIRATDHDVAGAACGASLPNPFSRGIVTGHARYTMDVAVDRLLHLKVLRSPHAHARILGIGREKALAVPGVVAVFTFEDVPRKLYSTATHEDHLVDPDDTYILDDVVRVVGQRVAAVVAESEAAAEAGCRALEVAYEVLPAVFDPVLAMADGAPVLHHKGNAARGNIYVTFGGEVGSVAAGFEAAAVVHEKTYSTSRVQHAHLETHGSIAWRDEEGRVHVRTSTQAPFIVHRKLCYLFGIFPHDLHVFTERVGGGFGGKQEMVSEDLCVLATLKLGRPVKWEFTREEEFLGATTRHQMTTRVKIGARADGTLTALEVHVVSNTGAYGGHGSETLAAALGSPIAAYRCPNKKAEGSAVYTNMIPGGGFRGYGASQSTFAIECAMDDLAAKLGIAPLAIRRSNMIGPDDVIESVWGDPSDVAFGSYGLDQCLDLVEAELAGGGGLPVPEGDWAQGTGFAVSMLESGPPTEHRSGGQMRLEPDGSYHLAIGSTEMGNGSITAHRQIAAELLGARAESIAIINADTDLAPYDSGTFASTGTVVAGQAVELTARALRDSIRAGAARLTGIPPGDWALADGAVVSGNSRIPLAELHRRGTALGHRFEARRKAYLSPRTIAFNVQGVRLAVHRVTGEIRILHSVHAADIGRLINPVQCRGQLEGAVAMGLGWALTEHMVHDENGRPLNPALRNYHIPAFADTPRTTILFADTFDTIGPLGAKAQGECAINAVAPAVSNALADATGVRFAELPFTPDRIFDQLSVAP; from the coding sequence GTGACCTACTCCATCGACGGGCGGCAGGTTTCCGACGAGCCGCGGCCGGGCCAGTGCCTGCGGACCTTCCTGCGCGATTGCGGCGTGTTCGGCGTGAAGAAGGGCTGCGACGCCGGCGATTGCGGCGCCTGCACCGTATGGCTCGACGGGGTGCCTGTGCATTCCTGCCTGATGCCGGCCTTCCGCGCCCGGGGGCGGCAGGTCACCACCATCCAGGGCCTCGCGCACGGGGATGAGCTTCATCCGGTGCAGACGGCCTTCATGGAGGCGCAGGGGTTCCAGTGCGGCTTCTGCACCGCTGGCATGATCATGACCGTGGCCGCCCTCGACGAGGCCCAGCGCGCCGACCTGCCGCGATCGCTGAAGGGCAACCTCTGCCGCTGCACCGGCTACCGGTCCATCGAGGATGCGGTGGACGGCATCCGCGCCACCGATCACGACGTCGCCGGCGCGGCCTGCGGCGCGAGCCTGCCCAACCCGTTCAGCCGGGGCATCGTCACCGGCCACGCGCGCTACACCATGGACGTGGCGGTGGACCGCCTGCTCCACCTCAAGGTGCTGCGCTCGCCCCACGCCCATGCGCGCATCCTGGGCATCGGCCGGGAGAAGGCGCTGGCGGTGCCGGGCGTCGTCGCAGTGTTCACCTTCGAGGACGTGCCGCGCAAGCTCTACAGCACCGCCACCCACGAGGATCATCTCGTGGATCCGGACGACACCTACATCCTCGACGACGTGGTCCGCGTCGTCGGCCAGCGTGTCGCCGCCGTGGTGGCGGAGAGCGAGGCGGCGGCGGAAGCCGGCTGCCGGGCGCTGGAGGTGGCGTACGAGGTCCTGCCCGCCGTGTTCGATCCGGTCCTCGCCATGGCCGATGGCGCACCCGTCCTCCACCACAAGGGCAACGCGGCCCGGGGCAACATCTACGTCACCTTCGGCGGCGAGGTGGGCAGCGTGGCGGCCGGCTTCGAGGCCGCGGCGGTGGTGCACGAGAAGACCTATTCCACCTCGCGCGTCCAGCACGCGCACCTGGAGACCCATGGCTCCATCGCCTGGCGGGACGAAGAGGGACGCGTCCATGTGCGCACCTCCACCCAGGCGCCGTTCATCGTCCACCGCAAGCTCTGCTATTTGTTCGGCATCTTCCCGCACGACCTGCACGTGTTCACCGAGCGCGTCGGCGGCGGCTTCGGCGGCAAGCAGGAGATGGTGTCCGAGGATTTGTGCGTCCTCGCCACCCTCAAGCTGGGGCGCCCGGTGAAGTGGGAGTTCACCCGCGAGGAGGAATTCCTCGGCGCCACCACCCGCCACCAGATGACCACGCGGGTGAAGATCGGCGCCCGCGCCGACGGCACCCTCACCGCCCTCGAGGTGCATGTGGTCTCCAATACCGGCGCCTATGGCGGCCACGGCAGCGAGACCCTGGCGGCGGCGCTGGGCAGCCCCATCGCCGCCTATCGCTGCCCCAACAAGAAGGCCGAGGGCAGCGCCGTCTACACCAACATGATTCCCGGCGGCGGCTTTCGCGGCTATGGCGCCTCGCAGAGCACCTTCGCCATCGAATGCGCCATGGACGACCTCGCGGCCAAGCTCGGCATCGCCCCGCTGGCGATCCGCCGCAGCAACATGATCGGGCCGGACGACGTCATCGAATCGGTGTGGGGAGACCCCTCCGACGTGGCCTTCGGCAGCTATGGCCTCGACCAGTGCCTCGATCTGGTGGAGGCGGAGCTGGCCGGCGGCGGCGGATTGCCGGTGCCGGAGGGAGACTGGGCGCAGGGCACCGGCTTCGCCGTGTCCATGCTGGAGAGCGGCCCGCCCACCGAGCACCGCTCCGGCGGCCAGATGCGGCTGGAGCCGGACGGCTCCTACCACCTCGCCATCGGCTCGACGGAAATGGGCAACGGCTCCATCACCGCGCACCGGCAGATCGCCGCCGAGCTGCTCGGCGCGCGCGCCGAATCCATCGCCATCATCAATGCCGATACCGACCTCGCGCCCTATGATTCCGGCACCTTCGCCAGCACCGGCACGGTGGTGGCCGGGCAGGCGGTGGAACTGACCGCCCGGGCCCTGCGCGACAGCATCCGCGCCGGCGCCGCCCGCCTCACCGGCATCCCGCCGGGCGACTGGGCGCTGGCCGACGGGGCGGTGGTGAGCGGCAACAGCCGCATCCCGCTCGCCGAGCTGCACCGCCGCGGCACCGCCCTCGGCCACCGCTTCGAGGCCCGGCGCAAGGCCTACCTCTCGCCGCGCACCATCGCCTTCAACGTGCAGGGCGTGCGCCTCGCGGTGCACCGCGTCACCGGCGAGATCCGCATCCTGCACAGCGTGCATGCGGCCGACATCGGACGCCTCATCAATCCGGTCCAGTGCCGCGGGCAGCTGGAGGGCGCGGTGGCCATGGGGCTCGGCTGGGCGCTCACCGAGCACATGGTGCACGACGAGAACGGCCGGCCGCTCAACCCGGCGCTGCGCAACTACCACATCCCGGCCTTCGCCGACACGCCGCGCACCACAATCCTGTTCGCCGACACCTTCGACACCATCGGCCCTCTCGGCGCGAAGGCGCAGGGCGAATGCGCCATCAATGCGGTGGCGCCGGCGGTCTCCAACGCGCTGGCGGATGCCACCGGCGTGCGCTTCGCGGAGCTGCCGTTCACGCCCGATCGCATCTTCGACCAGCTCAGCGTGGCGCCGTGA
- a CDS encoding antibiotic biosynthesis monooxygenase, with translation MTEAPAGSVTVVIQTRVLEGHEAAFAAWQEETQKVIAGFPGFIEQSIAPPAPPTQVDWVILQRFASTDAAVGWLNSGARLARLAGVTHMLAGRDDVHLVRDGASGVLPAPIAMVISTRLKPGQEAAYRAWEQRIAAAQSRAPGFQGYRFEAPIPGVQEDFLSILRFDTEANLNAWLLSPERKAMLAEAEPFTAEFHTRLARTGFDQWFGTTAGQAPAAWKQNMLVVLMLYPVVFLFGALVQTPLLQQGAKLPFPVALFVGNVVSVLLLSLLVPWVSRRFGWWLRPGSRWIDAVGAGVLVLLYGAMIAAFTLS, from the coding sequence GTGACCGAGGCGCCGGCAGGGTCCGTCACCGTCGTCATCCAGACGCGGGTGCTGGAGGGGCACGAGGCCGCCTTCGCCGCGTGGCAGGAGGAGACGCAGAAGGTGATCGCCGGCTTTCCCGGCTTCATCGAGCAGTCCATCGCCCCGCCCGCGCCGCCCACGCAGGTGGACTGGGTGATCCTCCAGCGCTTCGCCAGCACCGACGCGGCCGTGGGCTGGCTGAACTCCGGCGCCCGGCTGGCGCGGCTCGCCGGCGTCACGCACATGCTGGCCGGCCGGGACGACGTGCATCTGGTGCGGGACGGGGCATCGGGCGTGCTGCCGGCGCCCATCGCCATGGTCATCTCCACCCGGCTCAAGCCGGGGCAGGAGGCGGCCTACCGCGCCTGGGAGCAGCGCATCGCCGCGGCGCAGAGCCGGGCGCCCGGCTTCCAGGGCTACCGGTTCGAGGCGCCCATTCCCGGCGTGCAGGAGGACTTCCTCTCCATCCTGCGCTTCGACACCGAGGCCAACCTGAACGCATGGCTCTTGTCGCCCGAGCGCAAGGCCATGCTGGCGGAGGCGGAGCCCTTCACGGCGGAATTCCATACCCGGCTCGCCCGCACCGGCTTCGACCAGTGGTTCGGCACCACGGCCGGCCAGGCGCCGGCGGCGTGGAAGCAGAACATGCTGGTGGTGCTCATGCTCTACCCGGTGGTGTTCCTGTTCGGCGCCCTGGTGCAGACGCCGCTGCTCCAGCAGGGCGCGAAGCTGCCGTTTCCGGTGGCGCTGTTCGTCGGCAACGTGGTCAGCGTCCTCCTCCTGAGCCTGCTGGTGCCGTGGGTGAGCCGGCGCTTCGGCTGGTGGCTGCGGCCTGGCAGCCGATGGATCGACGCCGTCGGCGCCGGCGTGCTGGTGCTGCTCTACGGCGCGATGATCGCCGCCTTCACCCTGTCCTGA
- a CDS encoding FAD-dependent monooxygenase: MLPAIGRPRESFDLAAALGMMPAFSGEGFDVDCAVAVLVVGAGPTGLLLAAELHRRGVDCLLIDAHERPLDWDRATVVHPRSIEIFESLGIVEPLLAAGVRQRRARLHSNGSALGDIDLALCGSRYAFNLGVSEEVTEAILTDYLIRQGGTVTRSTRLVGLEERADGVLATMEREGAEIQVLAQWVAGCDGHRSTVRTLAGIAQDGHDIAEPWAVFDATVGGFSESYEANYAYLDEIPVILTALPDRRWRVYLRPSTEDSDLVADASATIARYLPSSRFEDVANPTRFQCHTKVAQRYRAGRLLLAGDAAHTCSPVQGHGMNSGLQDAYNLSWKLALVCQGHCPDTLLDSYEAERRPVAQMVTTSGDEADSAQMLKDPSERRARDAAIRAVFANPATRHQEAVAEAELNIDYGGSPIVMGDRHHALAPGQRLPDRIEVRAADGGVLTLDAFTNRPGHTALLIGGASTTHDELADVHRAIQSRAGVPVVEAAFTLTAQPEQGQGQGHGRLEPDAADRLGVGAMTLLVVRPDGHVGLRADAGHAEALAAYGALLGTRET; encoded by the coding sequence TTGCTGCCGGCGATCGGGCGGCCCAGGGAAAGCTTTGACCTTGCGGCCGCGCTGGGCATGATGCCTGCGTTTTCCGGGGAGGGTTTCGACGTGGATTGTGCTGTGGCTGTCCTCGTGGTGGGCGCCGGCCCGACCGGGCTTCTGTTGGCGGCCGAGCTCCATCGCCGCGGCGTGGACTGCCTTCTCATTGATGCGCACGAGCGACCCCTGGACTGGGATCGCGCGACGGTCGTGCATCCGCGCTCCATCGAGATCTTCGAATCCCTCGGCATCGTCGAGCCCCTGCTCGCGGCCGGCGTCAGGCAGCGCCGGGCGCGCCTGCATTCGAACGGCAGCGCGCTCGGGGACATCGACCTTGCGCTCTGCGGCAGCCGCTATGCGTTCAATCTCGGCGTCTCCGAGGAAGTCACCGAAGCCATCCTCACCGACTACCTGATCCGGCAGGGGGGTACGGTCACCCGTTCCACCCGGCTGGTCGGCCTGGAGGAACGCGCGGACGGCGTCCTGGCGACAATGGAGCGCGAGGGCGCGGAAATTCAGGTTCTCGCCCAGTGGGTGGCCGGATGCGACGGGCACCGCAGCACGGTCCGGACACTGGCGGGCATCGCCCAGGACGGGCACGACATCGCCGAACCATGGGCCGTGTTCGACGCCACCGTGGGCGGCTTTTCGGAATCGTACGAGGCCAACTACGCCTATCTCGACGAGATCCCGGTGATCCTCACCGCCCTGCCGGACCGGCGCTGGCGCGTCTATCTCCGGCCGAGCACCGAGGACTCCGATCTGGTGGCCGATGCCTCGGCCACCATCGCCCGCTACCTGCCGTCGTCCCGTTTCGAGGACGTCGCCAACCCGACCCGCTTCCAGTGCCACACCAAGGTCGCGCAGAGGTACCGGGCGGGACGCCTGCTGCTGGCCGGGGACGCCGCCCACACCTGCAGCCCCGTGCAGGGCCACGGGATGAACAGCGGATTGCAGGATGCGTACAACCTCTCCTGGAAGCTCGCGCTGGTCTGCCAGGGGCACTGCCCCGACACCCTGCTCGACAGCTATGAGGCCGAAAGGCGCCCGGTGGCCCAGATGGTGACGACCTCGGGGGACGAGGCGGACAGCGCCCAGATGCTGAAGGACCCGAGCGAGCGCCGCGCCCGCGACGCGGCCATCCGCGCGGTGTTCGCGAACCCCGCGACGCGCCACCAGGAAGCCGTCGCCGAGGCGGAACTGAACATCGACTACGGCGGCTCGCCGATCGTGATGGGCGACCGGCACCATGCGCTCGCCCCCGGCCAGCGGCTGCCGGACCGGATCGAGGTCCGTGCCGCCGATGGCGGCGTTCTGACCCTCGATGCGTTCACCAACCGCCCCGGCCACACGGCTCTTCTCATCGGCGGCGCATCGACGACCCATGACGAGCTGGCGGACGTCCACCGCGCGATCCAGTCGCGCGCCGGCGTCCCGGTCGTCGAGGCTGCCTTCACGCTGACCGCGCAGCCGGAGCAGGGGCAGGGGCAGGGGCACGGCCGCCTGGAACCCGACGCCGCCGACCGGCTGGGCGTCGGCGCGATGACGCTGCTGGTGGTCCGGCCCGACGGCCATGTGGGCCTGCGCGCCGATGCCGGCCACGCCGAGGCCCTCGCCGCCTACGGCGCGCTTTTGGGAACCCGGGAGACCTGA
- a CDS encoding SMP-30/gluconolactonase/LRE family protein: MGGVHCHAPDGTHLGTIPIPERVSNVCFGGRKRNRLLITAQTSLYAIDVNPQGAVPGGARTGVPDGPVGSDGA; this comes from the coding sequence CTGGGCGGCGTGCACTGCCATGCGCCGGACGGCACCCATCTCGGCACCATCCCCATCCCGGAGCGCGTCTCCAACGTGTGCTTCGGCGGGCGCAAGCGCAACCGGCTGCTCATCACCGCGCAGACCTCGCTCTACGCCATCGATGTCAACCCGCAGGGCGCCGTCCCCGGCGGGGCGCGCACCGGCGTCCCGGATGGGCCGGTGGGCTCAGACGGCGCGTAG
- a CDS encoding LysR family transcriptional regulator: protein MDRFDAMRVFTRIVERRSFTKAAEDLGLPRSSVTDAVKGLEARLGVRLLQRTTRQVSPTLDGEAYYQRCVALIADLEDAEGAFAGAKPAGLVRIDVHGTQARHFLLPGLPRFLDAYPGLRLHIGEAHQALDMVREGFDCILRAGTLSDSPLIRRKLAELGRGTYASPSYIERFGIPASPDDLGNHRIIGLLAPDAAAVSPLVFLDRGRERQMTPPSVVTVTGAETNVACACQGLGIIQVPRYRIVPELARGTLVEILRDYPPTPLPVHVLYSHTRQLSPRVRVVIEWMAEQFRLRAV, encoded by the coding sequence ATGGATCGGTTCGATGCCATGCGGGTCTTCACCCGGATCGTGGAGCGCCGGAGCTTCACCAAGGCCGCGGAGGATCTCGGGCTTCCGCGCTCGTCCGTGACCGACGCGGTGAAGGGGCTGGAGGCCCGGCTGGGTGTTCGCCTGCTCCAGCGCACCACCCGCCAGGTCAGCCCGACGCTGGACGGGGAGGCTTATTACCAGCGCTGCGTGGCGCTGATCGCCGATCTGGAGGATGCCGAAGGCGCCTTCGCCGGTGCCAAGCCCGCGGGCCTCGTGCGCATCGACGTGCATGGCACGCAGGCGCGCCATTTCCTGCTGCCGGGTCTTCCCCGCTTCCTCGACGCCTATCCGGGCCTGCGGCTTCACATCGGGGAGGCGCACCAGGCGCTGGACATGGTGCGGGAGGGGTTCGACTGCATCCTGCGCGCCGGCACGCTGAGCGACAGCCCGCTGATCCGCCGCAAGCTAGCGGAACTCGGCCGGGGCACCTACGCCAGTCCCTCCTACATCGAGCGGTTCGGCATCCCGGCGTCGCCGGACGATCTGGGGAACCACCGCATCATCGGCCTGCTTGCCCCGGACGCCGCCGCCGTCAGCCCGCTTGTCTTTCTCGATCGCGGCAGGGAGCGGCAGATGACGCCGCCCTCCGTCGTGACCGTGACCGGCGCCGAAACCAACGTGGCCTGCGCCTGCCAGGGGCTGGGGATCATCCAGGTTCCGCGCTATCGCATCGTCCCCGAGCTGGCCCGTGGGACGCTTGTGGAGATCCTTCGAGATTATCCGCCGACGCCGCTGCCGGTTCACGTGCTGTATTCGCACACGCGCCAGCTCTCGCCGCGGGTGCGCGTGGTCATCGAATGGATGGCGGAGCAGTTCCGGCTACGCGCCGTCTGA